Proteins encoded together in one Centropristis striata isolate RG_2023a ecotype Rhode Island chromosome 6, C.striata_1.0, whole genome shotgun sequence window:
- the zpd gene encoding zona pellucida glycoprotein d, which yields MILISLKLIVLLVLLLGLSRLHVEGMCSVEHCTNGTRCVLSQDRMSCRCAVGYYAEHCDKNAHIKVMCGRDYITIRVVEDFFQYHNVPLESLHLPNKSCRAQREVIDGVPYYMSRISKEKYLTCGGRPLEQNFTHMFYSLSLLSEPQVNGNIIREPVIRMEYKCVYPYIRRVSLPFPVVPLSSETVMRVDDLDATIQMMLYTDRSYSKAFSSAPTIELRDKVYVEVTVTEPTDFFLLRVNECWATQSAQPNTTEGSIHTLLQNGCVNDHTVSFINVSAGHSGRNGETSTVRYSFDMFRFTAEPHQLYLHCTVQLCEPDDHKSCTPICNSISKREAVRADPALGLLSYGPIRIEIPDRTQSSVLAVVLLPVAAVWTVGFFLIILITVAKAGSRRLTATEEH from the exons ATGATCTTAATCAGTTTGAAG CTGATTGTGCTCCTCGTGCTCCTCCTGGGCCTCTCGCGGCTCCATGTTGAAG GGATGTGCAGCGTTGAGCATTGCACTAACGGCACCAGATGCGTTTTGTCTCAAGACCGAATGAGCTGCAGATGTGCTGTTGGATATTATGCTGAACACTGTGACAAAA atgCACATATCAAAGTGATGTGTGGCAGAGACTACATAACCATCAGAGTGGTAGAAGATTTCTTTCAGTATCACAACGTGCCGCTGGAGTCCTTGCACTTGCCCAACAAGTCCTGTCGAGCCCAGAGAGAGGTCATCGACGGCGTGCCGTACTACATGTCCAGGATCTCTAAAGAGAAATATCTCACCTGTGGAGGCCGGCCGCTGGAG CAAAACTTTACTCACATGTTCTATTCCCTGAGTCTGCTGTCAGAGCCTCAGGTCAACGGGAACATCATCAGAGAGCCAGTCATTAGGATGGAATACAAATGTGTCTATCCATACATCAGAAGAGTCAGTCTGCCTTTCCCAGTCGTCCCGCTCTCCAG TGAGACGGTGATGCGTGTAGATGACCTGGATGCCACCATCCAGATGATGCTCTACACAGACCGCTCCTACTCCAAGGCCTTCAGTAGCGCTCCCACCATTGAACTACGAGACAAG GTGTATGTGGAGGTGACGGTCACTGAGCCCACAGATTTCTTCCTGCTCCGGGTTAACGAGTGCTGGGCCACACAGTCGGCTCAGCCCAACACCACGGAGGGATCCATCCACACTCTGCTCCAGAACGG gTGTGTCAATGACCACACTGTTTCCTTCATTAACGTGAGCGCGGGACACTCTGGCCGTAACGGAGAGACTTCCACGGTTCGCTACAGCTTCGACATGTTTCGCTTCACAGCAGAACCTCACCAGCTCTACCTGCACTGCACCGTCCAGCTGTGTGAGCCAGACGACCACAAGTCCTGCACACCT ATCTGTAATTCAATCAGTAAGAGGGAAGCGGTGAGAGCGGACCCTGCTCTGGGCCTCCTGTCTTATGGACCCATCAGGATTGAAATACCAGACAGAACTCAGTCCA GCGTCCTGGCCGTGGTGCTGCTGCCTGTGGCAGCTGTGTGGACTGTGGGCTTCttcctcatcatcctcatcactGTGGCCAAGGCAGGCAGCAGGAGGCTCACAGCGACCGAGGAGCACTGA